Proteins encoded by one window of Paenibacillus urinalis:
- a CDS encoding glycoside hydrolase family 5 protein, which produces MLAQMKKFGVLSLALVLLVTVVLTGWSTRASAANFRSLSASQIVPEMGAGWNLGNQLEATVNGTPNETAWGNPVITPQLIQKVKAAGFKTIRIPVSYLNHIGSAPNYTINEAWLNRIKTVVDYAYNEGMYVIINIHGDGYNSVPGGWLLVNGSNQAAIKEKYQKVWQQIATKFSSYNERLIFESMNEVFDGTYGNPNAAYYANLNAYNQIFVDTVRKTGGNNNARWLLIPGWNTNIDYTVGNYGFVLPTDNFRSSAIPSSEKRIMISAHYYSPWDFAGEESGNITQWGATATNPSKKSTWGQEDYLESQIKAMHDKFVTQGYPVVIGEFGSIDKTAYDSTNNVYRQAFAKAVAATSKKYKSVPVYWDNGHNGQHGFALFNRSNNTVTQQGIINAIMQGMQ; this is translated from the coding sequence ATGCTTGCACAAATGAAGAAATTTGGCGTTCTCAGCTTAGCTCTTGTATTACTAGTGACCGTTGTCCTTACAGGTTGGAGCACACGCGCATCCGCAGCTAACTTCAGGTCTTTGTCAGCTTCGCAAATTGTACCTGAGATGGGTGCGGGTTGGAATTTAGGCAATCAGCTTGAAGCAACAGTAAACGGCACCCCGAATGAGACCGCTTGGGGCAATCCAGTCATTACACCGCAGCTGATTCAAAAGGTAAAGGCTGCCGGTTTCAAAACCATTCGAATCCCTGTATCGTATCTTAATCATATTGGAAGCGCTCCCAACTATACAATCAACGAAGCTTGGTTGAACCGAATCAAAACGGTGGTTGACTATGCTTACAACGAAGGCATGTATGTCATTATTAATATTCATGGGGATGGATACAATTCCGTACCTGGCGGATGGCTGTTGGTGAATGGAAGTAATCAAGCTGCCATTAAGGAAAAATACCAAAAGGTTTGGCAGCAAATTGCTACTAAATTCAGCAGCTATAATGAGCGTCTTATTTTTGAATCAATGAACGAAGTATTTGATGGTACTTACGGCAATCCGAATGCAGCATATTACGCAAATCTGAACGCCTACAATCAAATCTTTGTGGATACGGTCCGCAAGACCGGAGGCAATAACAATGCCAGATGGCTCTTGATTCCAGGCTGGAATACCAACATTGATTACACGGTAGGTAATTATGGCTTCGTTCTTCCGACGGATAATTTCAGATCTTCCGCTATTCCAAGCTCGGAGAAGAGAATCATGATCTCGGCGCACTATTACTCTCCATGGGATTTTGCAGGTGAGGAATCCGGCAATATTACACAGTGGGGTGCAACGGCAACGAATCCTTCTAAGAAATCCACTTGGGGACAAGAGGACTATCTGGAATCGCAAATCAAAGCGATGCATGATAAGTTTGTAACCCAAGGCTATCCGGTTGTCATTGGTGAATTCGGCTCTATCGATAAAACGGCGTATGATTCTACTAATAACGTTTACCGTCAAGCTTTTGCCAAAGCGGTAGCAGCAACCTCTAAGAAATACAAATCGGTTCCGGTTTATTGGGACAATGGTCATAACGGACAGCATGGATTTGCTCTGTTTAACCGCTCGAATAATACCGTTACCCAGCAAGGCATCATTAATGCCATCATGCAAGGTATGCAATAA
- a CDS encoding Gfo/Idh/MocA family protein, translating into MQKVAIIGAGAISRAHIDGFLQFKDRCQIAALCDIYPDKAEAKKEEYGLGAKVVSDYKELLHDGIDLVSICLPPYEHARTAIDFLNAGIHVLVEKPMASSLEECDLMIEAAQKSGKVLSVVAQNRFTNPIMKLKKMLDTGLAGPILHAQVDSFWWRGHCYYDLWWRGTWEKEGGGCTLNHAVHHIDALLWMMGRPSQVQAFMSNVSHDNAEVEDLSIAMLRFPNGALGQITSSVVHHGEEQQFIFQGRHARISAPWKIYASSSKSNGFPEKNAELEEQLQQAYERLPDLPYEGHAAQIDNVLRAIETGEPPLIDGVSGRTTLEMIMAIYTAASTGEIVSLPLAAGDSFYTQAGVKQHAIHFYEKSGHIDNFADQEITTGTSLE; encoded by the coding sequence ATGCAAAAGGTTGCGATTATTGGTGCTGGGGCCATTTCCAGAGCTCATATTGATGGTTTTTTACAGTTTAAGGATCGCTGTCAAATAGCAGCCTTATGTGATATATATCCTGACAAGGCTGAAGCAAAGAAAGAGGAGTATGGACTGGGCGCTAAAGTTGTCAGCGATTACAAAGAACTGCTTCATGACGGAATTGATCTCGTCTCCATCTGTCTACCTCCATATGAGCATGCACGGACAGCGATCGATTTTCTGAATGCGGGAATTCATGTTCTGGTGGAAAAGCCCATGGCTTCATCGCTGGAGGAATGTGATCTCATGATCGAAGCCGCCCAGAAGAGCGGTAAAGTATTGTCAGTGGTGGCTCAAAACCGGTTCACCAATCCAATCATGAAGCTTAAAAAGATGCTGGACACCGGGCTTGCAGGACCCATCCTGCATGCTCAAGTGGATTCCTTCTGGTGGCGCGGTCACTGTTACTATGATCTCTGGTGGCGTGGTACCTGGGAGAAGGAAGGAGGCGGATGTACGCTGAACCATGCGGTTCATCATATTGACGCCTTGCTCTGGATGATGGGACGTCCGAGTCAGGTTCAAGCATTCATGAGCAATGTTTCCCATGACAATGCGGAGGTGGAAGATCTATCGATTGCGATGCTTCGTTTTCCGAATGGGGCACTCGGACAGATCACCAGCTCGGTTGTGCATCATGGTGAAGAGCAGCAGTTTATTTTTCAAGGAAGGCATGCTCGAATTTCGGCCCCTTGGAAAATATACGCTTCCTCTTCGAAGTCGAACGGTTTCCCTGAAAAGAATGCCGAGCTCGAAGAACAGCTGCAACAAGCTTATGAGCGTCTGCCTGATCTGCCGTATGAGGGGCATGCTGCTCAAATTGATAATGTCCTGCGTGCTATTGAGACAGGCGAACCCCCATTGATTGACGGAGTTAGCGGACGTACGACCTTGGAAATGATCATGGCTATTTATACAGCGGCCAGTACAGGAGAGATCGTTAGTCTTCCGCTGGCTGCGGGGGATTCATTCTATACGCAAGCAGGCGTCAAACAGCATGCCATTCATTTCTATGAAAAAAGTGGTCATATCGATAATTTCGCTGATCAAGAGATTACTACAGGTACGTCATTGGAATAG
- a CDS encoding AraC family transcriptional regulator translates to MRYDLHHFNEKNLHFAYRRKSINNEHRETFHSHLGIELLFIHDGRGTMIVNNRSYEIKPGMLCIFQPYQLHHLTLDYSNDQCFERSMAIFEPSLYDSYFEKWPVLHAFFKHICQGNLPFPCLYDVDDQQILIHQFKSFQERIPNIDESNRSEEVSLFLVNLFHLIHPLWIEREGNSAILPVKRKNHQVEKILSWIEKNYHTPYRLDDLAASLHLSSYHLAHLFKEAAGVSISQYIAARRIHQSVQLLTTTNKPILVIAEEIGLMNVSYFCKLFKDYMGVTPLQYRKRWINHPFN, encoded by the coding sequence ATGCGATATGATCTTCATCATTTTAATGAAAAGAATCTGCATTTCGCGTACAGACGCAAAAGTATTAATAATGAACATAGGGAAACATTTCACTCTCATCTGGGCATCGAGCTGCTATTCATCCACGATGGGCGCGGTACGATGATCGTAAATAACCGAAGCTATGAGATTAAACCCGGCATGCTCTGTATATTTCAGCCTTATCAGCTTCATCATCTAACATTGGATTATTCAAATGATCAATGTTTTGAAAGATCCATGGCTATTTTTGAACCCAGTCTGTATGATTCCTATTTCGAAAAATGGCCTGTGCTTCACGCTTTTTTTAAACATATTTGTCAAGGTAATCTGCCCTTTCCCTGCCTGTATGACGTTGACGATCAGCAAATCCTCATTCACCAATTCAAATCCTTCCAAGAGCGTATCCCTAATATAGACGAGTCCAATCGCTCAGAGGAGGTTTCACTCTTTCTTGTCAACTTGTTCCATTTAATTCATCCCCTGTGGATTGAACGGGAAGGTAATTCGGCAATTCTTCCTGTTAAGCGCAAAAACCACCAGGTGGAAAAAATATTAAGCTGGATCGAAAAAAACTATCATACTCCTTATCGTTTGGACGACTTAGCCGCTTCCTTACACCTCTCTTCTTACCACCTTGCTCACTTATTCAAAGAAGCAGCCGGAGTCAGCATTTCTCAATACATTGCGGCTCGCAGAATACATCAGTCTGTTCAATTGTTAACAACGACAAACAAGCCGATCCTGGTCATTGCAGAGGAAATCGGCTTAATGAATGTGTCGTATTTTTGCAAATTATTTAAAGACTATATGGGTGTTACACCGCTCCAGTATCGTAAAAGATGGATTAATCATCCGTTTAATTGA
- a CDS encoding pentapeptide repeat-containing protein: protein MNTRLQSDCENCFGICCVALPYAKSADFSFDKEGGVPCRNLYSDHRCSIHEHLRDKGFHGCVSYECFGAGQHVSQEIYKGRDWKSNPALSNEMFAVFPIVQQLHEMLYYLHQALDLEDTHTIHDELHSVYEQTLSLTRLNPSDILNLDVANHRAIVNDLLLKTSEWVRKDFIQSNKKSKVRRGLDYLGANLKGIDFRGANLRGALLIASDLRKADLRKVDFIGADLRNADLSGANLTGCIFLTQAQVNSAKGNQHTQLPRYLKFPAHWLAKS from the coding sequence TTGAATACCAGATTACAATCAGATTGTGAGAATTGCTTTGGAATATGCTGTGTAGCCTTACCCTATGCCAAATCAGCCGATTTTTCTTTTGATAAAGAAGGGGGAGTCCCTTGTCGTAACTTGTATTCAGATCATCGCTGCAGCATACATGAGCATCTGAGAGATAAGGGCTTTCATGGATGTGTTTCCTATGAATGCTTTGGAGCAGGACAACATGTTTCGCAAGAAATTTACAAAGGCAGAGATTGGAAATCCAATCCAGCGTTATCGAATGAAATGTTTGCCGTGTTTCCTATTGTTCAACAATTACATGAAATGCTGTATTACTTACATCAAGCCTTGGATTTAGAAGACACTCACACCATACATGATGAGTTACACAGCGTTTATGAGCAAACTTTATCCCTAACGAGACTTAACCCTAGCGATATATTGAATTTAGATGTAGCAAATCATAGGGCAATCGTGAATGATTTATTATTGAAAACAAGTGAATGGGTTCGAAAAGATTTCATTCAAAGCAATAAAAAAAGTAAAGTACGCAGAGGACTGGATTATTTAGGTGCAAATTTGAAAGGTATTGACTTCAGAGGTGCAAATCTACGAGGGGCCTTATTAATTGCATCTGATCTGAGAAAAGCTGACTTAAGAAAAGTGGATTTTATTGGGGCAGACCTAAGAAACGCTGATTTGTCTGGTGCAAATCTAACGGGATGTATCTTCCTTACTCAAGCACAAGTCAATTCGGCAAAGGGGAATCAACATACTCAATTACCCCGTTATTTGAAATTCCCTGCTCATTGGCTGGCAAAATCTTAG
- a CDS encoding winged helix-turn-helix transcriptional regulator codes for MPVQPSECPVESVISMLSGRWKIPIYRHLFNNNKPVRYSELQRHLPSISKKILTEQLRELEGDGIIERRAYPEPRPRVEYTLTSSGRSMIVFLDQMSEWGQNHN; via the coding sequence ATGCCTGTCCAGCCGAGTGAATGTCCGGTAGAGTCGGTGATATCTATGCTAAGCGGAAGATGGAAAATTCCTATATATAGGCATCTATTCAATAACAACAAACCAGTACGGTATAGTGAACTGCAAAGGCATCTTCCATCCATTTCAAAAAAAATACTAACAGAGCAGCTACGTGAGCTTGAGGGTGACGGAATTATTGAAAGGAGAGCATATCCCGAACCAAGGCCAAGAGTAGAATATACGTTGACATCATCAGGAAGGTCTATGATTGTATTCCTTGATCAGATGAGCGAGTGGGGTCAGAATCATAATTGA
- a CDS encoding NADPH-dependent F420 reductase, with protein sequence MNIGILGAGNVGTMLGKGLIRAGYNVCISSRVSHDPKHLKWKHEVGTAGDITAFHEAALFGELIILALPWYCLKDVIETINPVYFKNKTVVDVSNAVYFDDGPRLQLVDTSAGEVIQQLLPESHVVKTLNTVSDKIMIHPHFKEGSPIMFISGNNPSSKNQVNTLLKDLGWSTIVDLGDIRQSRLQESMMLACVISETQLQSPGSAFALLRN encoded by the coding sequence ATGAATATCGGGATTCTTGGCGCGGGGAACGTAGGTACAATGTTAGGCAAAGGGTTAATTAGGGCGGGTTATAATGTCTGCATCAGCAGTCGTGTTTCACATGATCCCAAACATTTAAAATGGAAGCATGAAGTAGGTACAGCAGGAGATATTACAGCATTTCATGAAGCCGCGCTGTTTGGTGAGTTGATTATTCTGGCTCTTCCATGGTATTGCTTAAAAGATGTCATTGAAACAATTAATCCTGTCTATTTCAAAAATAAGACGGTCGTTGATGTAAGCAATGCGGTATATTTTGATGACGGTCCACGCTTGCAGCTTGTTGATACATCAGCAGGAGAAGTCATCCAACAGCTGTTACCGGAAAGTCATGTTGTTAAAACATTAAATACAGTCAGCGACAAGATTATGATTCATCCCCATTTCAAGGAAGGCTCTCCCATTATGTTTATATCTGGGAACAATCCATCCTCCAAAAATCAGGTCAACACTCTTCTTAAGGACCTGGGTTGGTCCACGATTGTTGACCTGGGTGATATTAGACAAAGCCGATTACAAGAATCCATGATGCTAGCGTGCGTGATCAGTGAAACTCAATTACAATCGCCAGGATCGGCGTTTGCCTTATTGAGAAATTAA
- the rarD gene encoding EamA family transporter RarD, which yields MNSGLVNAIIAYIMWGVLPLYWKLFDNVPAGEVLSHRVVWSFVFMGILVALQRRWGDMKRIVASRTLLLSLTASGLLIAVNWLIFIWAVNDGHVVETSLGYYLNPLLNVLLAVVFLREKPNRGQWFAIAIAGAAVLIIAIDYGRFPWIAISLAVSFGLYGLAKKKIAQDASVGLLSETAVVLPIALGYWVYLAATGKTTAWTLPAHTFIELLLSGVVTALPLLFFARAAARMPLSTLGFVQYIGPTIMLLLSVFVFKESVSPVLLVGFALIWVALVVYAAASIRSTKLAKAS from the coding sequence ATGAACAGCGGGTTGGTTAATGCGATTATTGCGTACATTATGTGGGGAGTGCTTCCGCTGTATTGGAAGCTCTTTGACAATGTGCCGGCAGGAGAGGTCCTGTCTCACCGAGTTGTCTGGTCGTTCGTCTTCATGGGTATACTTGTCGCATTACAGCGGCGCTGGGGGGATATGAAGCGAATCGTGGCCAGCAGGACGCTCCTGCTGTCACTTACTGCCAGTGGATTACTGATTGCTGTGAACTGGCTGATCTTTATCTGGGCGGTTAACGATGGGCATGTCGTTGAGACAAGCCTTGGTTACTATTTGAATCCGTTACTGAACGTGCTGTTAGCGGTCGTCTTCCTTCGTGAGAAGCCAAACCGAGGCCAATGGTTTGCGATTGCGATTGCTGGTGCGGCAGTGCTCATCATTGCCATCGATTATGGACGGTTTCCATGGATTGCGATTTCTCTTGCCGTATCGTTTGGATTATACGGACTCGCCAAGAAGAAAATCGCACAAGATGCTTCCGTAGGTTTGCTGTCAGAGACGGCTGTAGTCCTGCCTATCGCGCTTGGCTACTGGGTCTATTTGGCCGCAACAGGAAAGACAACAGCATGGACACTGCCTGCCCACACATTCATCGAGCTGCTGCTATCCGGTGTGGTTACGGCGCTGCCACTGCTCTTTTTTGCACGTGCAGCTGCACGGATGCCTCTGTCTACACTCGGTTTTGTTCAATACATTGGGCCGACGATTATGCTGTTACTAAGCGTATTTGTATTCAAGGAATCGGTATCGCCGGTTCTGCTCGTTGGTTTTGCACTGATCTGGGTTGCACTCGTTGTATACGCTGCAGCATCGATTCGAAGCACAAAACTCGCGAAGGCGAGCTGA
- a CDS encoding sugar O-acetyltransferase, translated as MNAKEKMLNQEFYIPWDKELTDDRERAKDLLFELNKIAPSKREERNHIIQKLIPFIGENPWIESPFNCDYGYNMTIGNSFYANTNCTILDCAKVTIGNDVLFGPNVSLYTPNHAFDAGERKMGYERSLPITIGDNVWLGGSVTIVGGVTIGDNTIIGAGSVVTKDIPANVIAAGVPCKVIRPITDEDKLGL; from the coding sequence TTGAATGCAAAAGAAAAAATGTTGAATCAGGAATTCTATATTCCTTGGGACAAAGAACTAACAGATGACAGGGAAAGAGCTAAAGATTTATTGTTTGAACTCAATAAAATAGCTCCATCAAAGCGTGAAGAGAGAAATCACATCATTCAAAAGCTTATTCCTTTTATCGGGGAAAACCCATGGATTGAATCACCCTTTAATTGTGATTATGGTTATAACATGACAATAGGCAACAGTTTTTACGCCAATACAAATTGCACCATATTGGATTGTGCTAAAGTAACAATTGGGAATGATGTCCTGTTTGGGCCGAATGTCAGCTTGTATACACCTAATCATGCATTCGATGCAGGAGAACGAAAAATGGGGTATGAGCGTTCATTGCCCATTACTATAGGTGATAATGTTTGGTTAGGAGGTTCCGTGACGATAGTTGGAGGTGTGACAATCGGAGATAACACAATCATTGGTGCTGGAAGCGTAGTGACAAAAGATATACCAGCTAATGTTATTGCGGCAGGTGTGCCTTGTAAAGTGATTAGACCAATTACTGATGAAGATAAATTAGGACTATAG
- a CDS encoding glycosyltransferase, protein MKRKGSKYGVSIVVCTNRPQFFNNILTNFNRQQYKNKELIIILNHDSMNLESYRNRIRAYANVSIFQVPERISLGQCLNAGIERARFPLIAKVDDDDYYSAYYLKEQVGALKRTNSDIVGKHSCLVYLGASKKLLIRSPDEASKFVEFVQGGTILFKKEVLRKVRFTDRSVGEDVTFLRQCRKRGFKTYATSPYNYVYHRRQNKKSHTWRADDEFYLRGSKLITVTDQFRPIADKEF, encoded by the coding sequence TTGAAGAGAAAAGGAAGTAAATATGGCGTTTCTATTGTTGTATGTACGAATAGACCGCAATTTTTTAATAATATCCTGACAAATTTTAATAGACAGCAATACAAGAACAAAGAGCTAATTATCATTCTGAATCATGACAGCATGAATCTAGAATCGTATCGTAACCGCATTCGAGCGTACGCCAATGTAAGTATATTCCAAGTTCCCGAAAGGATATCATTAGGACAATGCTTAAATGCAGGTATCGAGCGTGCCCGCTTTCCGTTAATTGCGAAGGTTGATGATGACGACTATTATTCCGCCTATTATTTGAAAGAACAAGTAGGAGCACTGAAGAGGACCAACAGTGATATCGTAGGAAAACATTCTTGTCTCGTATATCTAGGCGCTTCAAAGAAGCTATTGATCAGATCCCCTGATGAGGCAAGCAAATTTGTTGAATTTGTACAAGGCGGGACGATACTGTTCAAGAAGGAAGTTCTTAGAAAGGTTCGATTCACCGATCGGTCAGTAGGCGAAGATGTTACGTTTCTGAGACAGTGCAGGAAGAGAGGATTTAAAACATATGCTACCTCACCTTATAACTATGTGTATCATCGCAGGCAGAACAAGAAGAGCCATACATGGAGAGCCGATGACGAGTTTTATCTAAGAGGCAGCAAATTGATTACGGTCACAGACCAGTTTCGTCCGATTGCAGATAAAGAGTTCTAA
- a CDS encoding extracellular solute-binding protein — MAKKTAALILSLCISTALLAACSNDSSTGKDSVNTDSGTKDSGNVTIRTVTSEYTSAKYPAGDDITNNVWIRRYKEKFNIDVKTDWVSDEYDTKLNLAISSNNLPDVFRVNPSQLQQLIEADMVMDLTEVFDQKASERLKGYMEADADSYESGKKDGKLYGIPQMHWGLIEQPDFIWIRNDWKEELQLDDPKSVEDIKNIALKFMEKHGGYGIAVDQTLDYLNLLAIAWNAHPDMWIEDSSGQLVYGSIQPEMKAALAEWAEWYKQGIIDPEFAIKDFNAMNADIVAGKVGIQPYYQWWGYNPGVDTVSNLGKDAIFYPYLIPTVDGKEAKQSIFFANGSYIVMKKGFEHPEEVINLLNDYAYIVDEGAGKESEEELSALLDNDIAHVVGAFRVLNPNSDYEQYEAVSEALKSKDTSGLITSGMWQKYNNSVEFMENATPGAVGDYLQQGAPKTAYGLSKHILDSGNYTKTAMWGAMPEQLASYGTTLDDILTEGFTKIIMGEDIDYFDTVVQNWRSAGGDEATKAVNEKYGK, encoded by the coding sequence ATGGCTAAGAAAACGGCAGCTTTAATTCTATCTCTATGTATTTCAACCGCTTTGTTGGCAGCCTGTAGCAATGACAGCAGTACAGGAAAGGATTCGGTCAATACGGATTCAGGAACGAAGGATTCTGGGAACGTAACCATTCGCACGGTGACCTCTGAATACACTTCCGCAAAATACCCTGCTGGAGACGATATTACAAACAACGTGTGGATTAGGCGGTACAAAGAAAAGTTCAATATCGACGTCAAAACGGACTGGGTCAGTGATGAGTATGATACGAAGCTCAATCTAGCCATTTCATCGAATAACCTCCCCGATGTGTTCAGAGTCAATCCCTCCCAGCTGCAGCAGCTGATCGAAGCGGATATGGTGATGGACCTTACGGAGGTCTTTGATCAAAAAGCATCAGAGCGCCTTAAAGGCTACATGGAGGCCGATGCAGACAGCTATGAATCAGGCAAGAAGGACGGAAAATTGTATGGAATTCCACAAATGCACTGGGGATTGATCGAACAGCCGGATTTTATCTGGATACGAAACGATTGGAAGGAAGAGCTTCAGCTTGATGACCCCAAATCTGTAGAAGACATCAAGAACATTGCGCTGAAGTTTATGGAAAAACACGGAGGTTACGGCATTGCCGTAGACCAAACGCTGGATTACCTGAATCTGCTCGCCATCGCTTGGAATGCTCATCCGGATATGTGGATTGAGGATAGCAGTGGACAACTCGTATACGGCTCCATTCAACCCGAGATGAAGGCTGCGCTGGCAGAATGGGCGGAATGGTATAAGCAAGGTATCATCGATCCGGAATTTGCGATCAAGGATTTCAACGCAATGAACGCGGATATCGTAGCAGGCAAAGTTGGTATCCAGCCTTATTACCAGTGGTGGGGCTATAACCCAGGTGTAGATACCGTATCGAATCTGGGTAAGGATGCCATATTCTATCCATATCTCATCCCTACGGTCGATGGTAAGGAAGCGAAGCAATCGATCTTCTTCGCGAACGGCAGTTATATCGTTATGAAAAAAGGGTTCGAACATCCTGAGGAAGTCATCAATCTTTTAAATGACTATGCCTACATTGTGGACGAAGGTGCAGGCAAGGAATCCGAGGAAGAATTGTCAGCCTTACTGGACAATGATATTGCCCATGTGGTCGGGGCGTTCCGGGTTCTCAATCCGAATTCCGATTACGAGCAATACGAGGCTGTATCGGAAGCCCTTAAATCCAAGGATACCAGCGGACTGATAACTTCCGGGATGTGGCAGAAATATAACAACAGCGTGGAATTTATGGAAAATGCAACACCAGGAGCCGTCGGCGATTATTTGCAGCAAGGTGCTCCAAAAACGGCGTACGGCCTGTCTAAGCATATCCTGGACAGCGGAAACTATACCAAGACGGCAATGTGGGGAGCCATGCCAGAACAACTGGCGAGCTACGGTACAACACTTGACGATATCCTGACAGAGGGCTTCACGAAGATCATTATGGGTGAAGATATTGACTACTTCGATACGGTGGTTCAGAACTGGCGGTCAGCTGGTGGAGATGAAGCCACCAAGGCAGTTAACGAAAAATACGGGAAATAA
- a CDS encoding ABC transporter permease has product MLRKLKQQSPYHLMLLPSIVLVFIFSYIPFYGLIIAFQKYNPGLGFNSPWVGWDNFAHVFSQPNFVRTIWNTLYMSAFKIIGGIVVPVIFALLLNEVAHNAIKRTFQTLVYIPNFLSWVIMAGIMLDILSSDGIVNTFLGVFGMGPISFLGEPSLFPWTMILSDIWKGFGFGTVVYLAALTSIDPGIYEAAVIDGAKRWKQTIYITLPLLMPTIVLMTVLSLGNVLNAGFDQIYNLYSPVVYQTGDIIDTYVYRLGIQQAQYSIGTAIGLFKSVISSVLVALSYFLAYKVAGYRIF; this is encoded by the coding sequence ATGCTCAGAAAATTAAAGCAGCAGAGCCCCTACCATCTCATGTTGTTACCTAGCATTGTTTTGGTATTCATCTTTAGTTACATCCCTTTTTACGGACTCATTATTGCATTTCAAAAGTACAATCCTGGCCTGGGCTTTAACTCGCCTTGGGTCGGGTGGGATAATTTTGCCCACGTATTTAGTCAGCCTAACTTTGTAAGAACGATCTGGAATACGCTCTATATGTCCGCTTTTAAAATTATCGGCGGCATCGTTGTACCCGTCATTTTCGCCTTGCTTCTGAACGAAGTAGCTCACAATGCTATCAAACGAACATTTCAGACACTTGTCTATATCCCAAATTTCTTGTCTTGGGTGATCATGGCCGGTATTATGCTGGATATTCTTAGCTCCGATGGCATCGTTAACACCTTTCTGGGCGTATTCGGGATGGGGCCGATCTCCTTCCTTGGCGAGCCTTCGTTATTTCCATGGACAATGATCTTAAGCGATATTTGGAAGGGATTTGGCTTTGGCACGGTGGTCTACTTAGCAGCTCTGACCAGCATTGATCCAGGAATATATGAGGCAGCCGTTATTGACGGTGCCAAGAGGTGGAAGCAAACGATCTACATTACCTTACCTCTCCTTATGCCGACGATAGTCTTGATGACCGTACTCTCGCTTGGAAACGTACTCAACGCCGGCTTCGACCAAATTTACAACCTGTACTCTCCTGTCGTATATCAGACCGGTGATATTATCGACACATACGTCTACCGTCTTGGAATTCAACAGGCGCAATATTCCATCGGTACAGCCATTGGATTATTCAAGTCCGTCATCTCCAGCGTGCTGGTTGCCTTGTCGTATTTCCTTGCCTACAAGGTAGCGGGCTATCGTATCTTCTAA
- a CDS encoding carbohydrate ABC transporter permease yields MIEDKSMGRRLFHILNYTILIVISLLCILPFINLLAVSFSSSAAVSAGSVSFWPIDFTTKAYEFALTGGEFYSSLWVAIKRVVLGTTVNLVLMMLTAYPLAKSKQKLMGRNVYMSFFIVTMLFNGGLIPTYLVVVKMGLIDSIWSLILPGALPVFSMLILMNFIRGLPEEIEESAIIDGAGPLQVLLRILLPLLKPALATVGLFSIVGHWNSWFDGIIYMNNPANYPLQSYLQTLLLSFEQIMLKSGTDYTQLLSMMNARTGRAAQMFLGAIPILLIYPFLQKYFTKGLVLGSVKG; encoded by the coding sequence ATGATCGAAGACAAAAGCATGGGACGACGCTTATTTCATATCCTTAACTACACGATTCTCATTGTAATCTCTCTACTCTGTATACTGCCGTTTATCAATCTGCTGGCCGTTTCATTCAGCAGCAGCGCAGCCGTTTCCGCTGGCAGTGTTTCGTTCTGGCCCATCGATTTTACGACCAAGGCTTATGAATTTGCATTAACAGGCGGGGAGTTCTATAGTTCCCTATGGGTAGCCATAAAACGGGTCGTTCTCGGAACAACGGTAAATCTCGTGTTAATGATGCTCACCGCTTACCCACTTGCCAAATCGAAGCAAAAGCTGATGGGCCGCAATGTGTATATGAGTTTTTTCATCGTGACCATGCTATTCAACGGAGGGCTGATACCCACTTATCTCGTCGTGGTTAAAATGGGACTGATCGATTCTATCTGGTCGCTGATCCTCCCTGGTGCTCTTCCTGTATTCAGCATGCTTATTCTCATGAATTTCATTAGAGGGCTGCCGGAGGAAATCGAAGAATCGGCAATCATTGACGGTGCAGGTCCTCTTCAAGTCCTTCTCCGTATTCTGCTCCCTCTCTTGAAGCCTGCTCTTGCAACGGTTGGCTTGTTCAGTATCGTCGGTCATTGGAATTCGTGGTTTGACGGGATCATTTATATGAACAATCCTGCCAATTATCCACTGCAAAGCTATCTTCAGACCCTTCTGCTCAGCTTTGAGCAGATTATGCTGAAATCAGGAACTGATTATACACAGCTGCTGTCTATGATGAACGCTAGGACCGGGCGCGCTGCCCAAATGTTTCTAGGTGCTATTCCGATTCTGCTCATTTATCCGTTCTTGCAGAAGTACTTTACCAAGGGCTTAGTGCTCGGCAGCGTCAAAGGGTAA